The following nucleotide sequence is from Mytilus galloprovincialis unplaced genomic scaffold, xbMytGall1.hap1.1 HAP1_SCAFFOLD_334, whole genome shotgun sequence.
CTATCCGACACGGCTTCATTGATAAATCTATGTAAGAGGAACGTATTTTTTCATACTTAAAAAAAGATTTGTCCTCTTGATGTATCAATCATTGTTGTgtataattaaactcatcatagataccagaattaaatttagtgtatacgccagacgcgcgtttcgtctactaaagactcatcagagacgctcgaattcaaaaaagttaaaaatgctaaataaagtacgaagttgacgagcgttgagaacaaaaattcctaaaagttttgccaaatacagctaaggtaatctatgcttgatgtagaaaagccttagtatttaaaaaaattcaaaaatttgtacacagtaaatttataaatataacaatatcgaATCGgaacaaaaatctatgattggtttcaaagatattcaattttttgttatttaacgtCTGATGATTGTTGTTATATAATTTTCATCACTTCATAAATTTTATGTGCGTTTCTGCAATTTACCAAAAATTGTGTAAAGTAGTATAATTTATTGGCATCTTCCGCCGCTAATAACAGATTTACACGTTTTCTGCAAGGGTACTTTTGATTCAAAATTAGCTAGAAATATTCTtgttaaaattgatattaaatcAAATCGGGGTCTTGCTGTATAttttacatgtaattgtttatttatttttttaataatgtgcAATATCAAGGAGCTTATTTGAGATATTTGGGTATCTGTCAAGTGTGTGTCGATTGGTGTGTGTTCAACAGAAGTAAACGATGACATCAAGGTAAATATATTGTTTGAAGTATCTCGTTTCCATTACTTCGAGTTTCGTTAtccctaaaaatatattttcatataaaggAGAAGGTCTAACTAGACCACTTTAAGTGCataatttcaaaaatcaaaattattgtaaaaaaaattgtaaatgtgTAAATAAGAACGTGAGGACATTTTGAAAACATTAGTTTAGGAAAAAGGcattaattgtaaaattataattttttcttttttccgtTGGTAGGTCAACAACAGGTTCTATATCTGGAGGTGTATTGGATGCAGAAAGATATACTATTCGTTCCGGTTTGGCGGTAGTGATCAATAACTCAGAATTTCTTGGACGCTTACGCTTACCTGATCGTCCTGGCAGCCTTGAAAATGAAGCTGAACCCCTGGAAGAGAGATTCAGGGACCTTGGTTTTAAGACTATTCTTCTAACGGATGTTACAAAGGAGAATATGGAGAACAAATTCAGTGAAAGTAAGATCTATAGAGCAATATGAAGAAGAGATAGAAAAACttaaatcattaaaaaactgaactccgaggaaatttcaagacggaaagtccctaatcaaatggcaaaatcgataggtcaaacaaatcaaacataaTTAACTGTAACAGCTAATGTTTAACTTGGCCCTTTTGTTCCTCTTTAAACTCCTTTAAGTATTAGTCTGCATTAGAAAAAATAACATCAAGGGCACTCATGTTTTTAATTAAGGAATGTATATCCCTATTGGATAGTTCTGAATCCTTGCCCGGTTTGGCTtacttttttgtccttttttggtttatagctcttcatcttgtAATAAGCTTTGAATTTTCAAATGCTTTGGCCTCGAGCACCACTGAATATATTttgattgtcaaaatgcgcatctgatgTAGAAAACCGTTTATgttattatcaaaaaaaaaaaattgaagataatgAAAAGATCAGATATTAGACATAACTTTTGAGTCACGTGTACAAATATCTGGTCAGATTGAGTGAAAAATAACTCTTTGAATGTACTTTAATCTGATACGGTAAAATGTATCTGTTTGGGTATAGTGTGCATATATATTAGATTAGATAAAGCTAACACATATATGATTAGATAAAGCTAACACATATATGATTAGATAAAgctaacacatatatatatgattagATAAAGCTAACACATATCTGATTAGATAAAGCTAACACATATATGATTAGATAAAGCTAACACATATATGATTAGATAAAGCTAACACATATATATGATTAGATAAAGCTAACACATATATGATTAGAGAAAGCTAACACATATATGATTAGATAAAGCTAACACATATATATGATTAGATAAAGCTAACACATATATGATTAGATAAAGCTAACACATATATATGATTAGATAAAGCTAACACATATATGATTAGAGAAAGCTAACACATATATGATTAGATAAAgctaacacatatatatatgattagATAAAGCTAACACATATATATGATTAGATAAAGCTAACACATATCTGATtagataaaaatgataaatatctgATCAGATAGAGTATACGAATATCTCATTAGAAAACGTGTAAACATATATCTGATTAgagtaaaattaacaaatttaaataGGTTTAGTGTACTTCTTTACTACAATTCCCTTTCCTTTCgtgaatgtgacataccgaattagactacatGTATTCACTTGATTTGTtatacatgagcaacacgacgagtgccgcatgtggagcaggatctgcttaacctttcggagcacatgagatcactcccagtttttggtggtgtttgcattacttattctttagttttctatattgtgtcatgtgttctattgtttgtctgtttgtctttttcacttttagccatggggttgtcactttattttcgatttatgagtttgactgtccctcttttcTAATTAGGAAAAGCTTACACATATCTGATAAGGTGAAAATAACAAAGATCTGGTTGGGTAAAGTTAAACAAGCAAATACATAATTAagataaaatgtacaaatatcaCAGCATGTCAAGTTAACAAATATCTGATTATGAACAGTACATATATCTGATTAGGTAAAGCTAACAAATATCTGATTTGGTGAAGCTAACAAATATCTGATTAGGTGAAGCTAACAAATATCTGATTAGGTTAAGCTAACAAATATCTGATTTAGGTTAAGCTAACAAATATCTGATTAGGTAAAGCTAACAAATATCTGATTAGGTAAAGCTAACAAATATCTGATTTGGTAAAGCTAACAAATATCTGATTTAGGTTAAGCTAACAAATATCTGATTTAGTAAAGCTAACAAATGTCTGATTAAGTAAAGCTTACACATATCTGATTTAGTAAAGCTAACAAATATCTGATTTAGGTTAAGCTAACAAATATCTGATTTAGGTTAAGCTAACAAATATCTGATTAAGTAAAGCTAACAAATATCTGATTAAATAAAGCTTACAAATATCTGATTTAGTAAAGCTAACAAATATCTGATTAAGTAAAGCTAACAAATATCTGATTAAGTAAAGCTAACAAATATCTGATTTAGTAAAGCTAACAAATATCTGATTTAGTAAAGCTAACAAATTTCTGATTAGAATAAGCTAACAAATACCTGATTAGGTAAAGCTAACAAATACCTTATTAGGTTAAGCTAACAAATATTTGATTAGGTTAAGCTAACAAATATCTGATTATGTAAAGCTAACGAATATTTTGTTTAGAAAGGCAAACAAATACCTGATTGGAATAACTCAAAGACGATTGATAAGAAACACTGAAATGCTGTCTCATTAAGGCTGCAGGATATGTCAGTTCAATTTACAGCTCCCAATCTAGTCTTCCTTATAACTAGTACCGCGTGACAACGAATAACGGCTGATTCCCCATGAATGTAGAAAGGTTTATGTGCATTATAACCtcgttttaaaaacaaatattctctACAGTTCTTGttcaaaagattttatttatcttattcgttgatttatatatttcatgatgAATGGAAGtcattaaacaaatattatttaggAGGAGTGTTGAATATACGGTAATTGATCAACTGTCTCAAAAAGAATCTGTTCTGTTCTATTTAACTTTCAGTGCTATAACGAAAATTTGATATTCATTATCCAAGGTAGCAACTAGTATGGATATAAATCCAGATAAATTCCTCTTTCAATTGTGTGCACATACTTACTCTTCGGACTTTTCTATCGTTTTATCTATGTATGTGTAAAGCATAGTGTATTTCTGACAACTGTATGTTCATTTGCAGTAAAGAGTAACTTAGCTAAGAAAATAGAACAGATAGACTGCCTAATCATAATTATGTTGACACATGGTAATGCTGACAGTGTGTATGCCCAGGACCAAGCTGTTCAAGTTGACAGTATCATGAGCTGTTTCAGTGCAGAAAACTGTGCCGAACTTATTTTGAAGcccaaaatttttatttttcaggtatGAAATGATATCATTTATTAACAAACCGGAATAATGTTCTGATAAGTTAATTTCATCACCCTGTTTTGCAATCATCAACTTTACATGTCTTTAAGAGTTACAACAGTATGCTAAGATGCTTATTCTGTTTGGTTTGTCTATATAAAAAGCAACTAAAGTAAAGACACTAAATATCGATTTAAGAGTACTCACATGTACTAAAAGGTATgtcaaagacaataacaattttCAAGTCAAATATTTTCTCTCAGACTATCAGCTTGTAAATCTCCAACGGATTTAGTGTACATACGTCATAATCAGTCTTAGAAAGACCTCTGTGAAATTTTATAGGTACAACTTCAAATCCAATCCTCGTATcaagttttatgggaacaaaatCCATAACTTCAATATTTGAACTTTCtccataaaagttaaaaagatgCAAAAGATATCAGAAGGACATTCAAGCTCCTAAGTCGaagattcaaattttatatatacgccagacgcgcgtttcgtctacaaaagactcatcagtgacgctcgaatccaaaaaggttgaaaaaagtcaaataaagtacgaagttgaagagcattgagatccaaaattcctaaaagtgttgccaaatacagctaaggtaagctatgcctgagatagaaaagccttagtatttgtaaaaattcaatattttgtaaacagttaatttataaattgaaaccTAAATACATACTTCATGCACTACGAGcctaaaatgtatatgtttattcataatgtattaaaaattgattttttttaattcactatATTTTGATACCAATTTGGGTTGCCGCAACACTAATTTGCATATCAACCATTGTTGTACTGAATTTCAGACGGATTATACATAAATTATTGTGTTAGCACTGGTTATTACTGACTAAAAGAATTAAGTATACATGAATAATGGTGTTAACCTTGATTGTTTTTCGACTAATTAAACCACACTGACATATGTCTAAACATTTCTTATAAGGCGTCTAGACAATTATCCCCAAATAGTGGTGCTGGCATTGGCTATGAAAAAGTAGTACAGGAAGAAGTTCGTGTTTCCGAAGGTGTAGAAGTTGTTCGTATACCAAATGAGGCAGATTTTCTTGCAGTTTATTCTACAGCATTAGGTTTGTTCCAAATATTtcttaagacaataacaatcaaaaccaatgaGTAAACaaggactcacaaaaccaaaggacatttacatcaacagttataaataataaataagaaacaacacgaactcaactaaaaacc
It contains:
- the LOC143061504 gene encoding caspase-6-like is translated as MTSRSTTGSISGGVLDAERYTIRSGLAVVINNSEFLGRLRLPDRPGSLENEAEPLEERFRDLGFKTILLTDVTKENMENKFSEIKSNLAKKIEQIDCLIIIMLTHGNADSVYAQDQAVQVDSIMSCFSAENCAELILKPKIFIFQASRQLSPNSGAGIGYEKVVQEEVRVSEGVEVVRIPNEADFLAVYSTALGEKSFQQTESASPFLQHLIDELKNMGVDDDFYSVLTRVNCQVMQFEPSHDATKDIRQMSCFVSHLTKDLYLNMTHD